The Fibrobacter sp. UWB5 genomic sequence CGCCAAAGAAGAACGGAATGGCCTCGATTTCGGGCAGAACATCTCCGTCTCCAAGCGGAATGGCCGCATTCAAAAGCTTGCGTTCCAGGAGCGGAAGCATCGTGCGCAAGGTAAGCGTAGCGCCGAACATGGCGCGCTTGCCCACCTTCAGGAGCGATTCCGTCTTGACGGTAAACGTTCCGTTCTTGAGCGGTTCCGTGCTTTGCTGGACCGTCTTGATGACTGCATTCAAGACCATCTGTTCGGTCATCGAAAGAATCTGCGGGGGAGTCTTCTTGTAACGTGCGCGGAACCGGATGGATTCGTACAGCAAGTGTACCACGTTGGCGTTCTTCACGTGAATCTCTTCGCCCTGGATTTTAAGGACTTCAAGTTCTTCAAGAATCTTCAGCAGGTCTTCGATGTTGTCTTTCGAAAGATTGAAAAGCTTTTCAACGCCGTCAATGACTTCGGCGTGCGAAACGTAGGTCTCTTCGTTTG encodes the following:
- a CDS encoding Crp/Fnr family transcriptional regulator; the protein is MTLEEGQILFREGDPGENLYVVRDGELQGKSTLGTAINTYGPGALIGELAFLKKEPYTETITATEDCELIEITPDALEESLEQEPAWFRSIISFLTGRLQIAGDNKRKSDKIKALPSLLYILDSLSTRAKANEETYVSHAEVIDGVEKLFNLSKDNIEDLLKILEELEVLKIQGEEIHVKNANVVHLLYESIRFRARYKKTPPQILSMTEQMVLNAVIKTVQQSTEPLKNGTFTVKTESLLKVGKRAMFGATLTLRTMLPLLERKLLNAAIPLGDGDVLPEIEAIPFFFGDFDTILDLMELNRIYPLLDKKLVK